In a single window of the Drosophila albomicans strain 15112-1751.03 chromosome 3, ASM965048v2, whole genome shotgun sequence genome:
- the LOC117567448 gene encoding senecionine N-oxygenase codes for MHKTPIHQKRRVCVIGAGTAGLCALKNSLQEGLEAVAYERGSEVGGTWIFSEEMPKNKYDEVHSSMYQGLRTNLPKEVMGYPDYHYPTEIEESFITSHQVLNFLRSYADHFKLHPHIKLQHEVIRVRPRQNDWEVYVWDHNNNTCDPVYYDFVYVCNGHYTEPDMPKIEGMQLYEGQQMHSHLYRRADKFKDQSVLVIGAGPSGMDITNHIRQAARHVYLSHHLATTPNTAFMGNVTQKPDVERFTKDGAVFKDGSSESFDHVMYCTGYQYSFPCLSTDVGIQVIDNFVQPLWKHCININHPTMSFIGLPFNVIPTHIFDMQVRFTLKFYTGQRELPNKEEMLAELEKEQGERWDCGFYNRKKAHQMGERQFVYYNELARMAGIDNIKPVILKLMKDCGKKYIFELDTYRNNRYRIVDDENFLKNPL; via the exons atgcataaaactcCAATACACCAGAAGCGTCGCGTATGCGTGATAGGAG ctGGCACGGCGGGATTATGCGCCCTGAAGAACTCCCTGCAGGAAGGTCTGGAGGCGGTGGCCTATGAGCGGGGCAGCGAGGTGGGTGGCACTTGGATATTCTCCGAGGAGATGCCCAAGAATAAGTATGATGAGGTGCACAGCAGCATGTACCAGGGATTGCG CACAAATTTACCCAAGGAAGTAATGGGATATCCTGATTATCACTATCCCACTGAGATCGAGGAATCGTTCATCACATCACACCAAGTGCTTAACTTTCTGCGCTCCTATGCCGATCACTTCAAGCTGCATCCACATATCAAGCTGCAGCACGAGGTCATCAGAGTGCGACCCCGCCAAAATGATTGGGAG GTCTATGTTTGggatcacaacaacaacacctgCGATCCGGTTTATTACGATTTCGTCTACGTCTGCAATGGTCACTATACGGAACCGGATATGCCCAAAATCGAGGGAATGCAGCTATACGAGGGACAACAAATGCACAGCCATTTGTACCGCAGAGCAGATAAATTCAAAg ATCAGAGCGTTTTGGTGATTGGCGCCGGTCCCAGTGGCATGGACATAACGAATCACATTCGCCAGGCAGCCCGACATGTGTATTTGAGCCATCACTTGGCGACCACGCCCAACACCGCCTTCATGGGCAATGTGACTCAGAAGCCGGATGTGGAGAGATTCACCAAAGATGGTGCTGTGTTTAAGGATGGCAGCAGCGAGTCTTTTGACCATGTGATGTATTGCACTGGCTATCAATATAGTTTCCCATGTCTGAGCACCGATGTGGGCATCCAGGTGATCGATAACTTTGTGCAGCCACTGTGGAAGCACTGCATCAACATTAACCATCCAACGATGTCATTCATTGGACTGCCGTTCAATGTGATACCCACACACATCTTTGACATGCAGGTGCGTTTCACCCTCAAGTTCTATACGGGTCAGCGGGAACTGCCCAACAAGGAGGAGATGTTAGCCGAACTGGAAAAGGAGCAGGGCGAGCGTTGGGACTGTGGCTTCTACAATCGCAAGAAAGCGCATCAAATGGGCGAGCGACAG TTTGTTTACTACAATGAACTGGCGAGAATGGCGGGCATTGACAACATTAAGCCAGTTATTTTGAAGCTGATGAAGGATTGCGGCAAGAAGTACATATTTGAGCTGGATACGTATCGCAATAATCGCTACAGAATTGTTGACGATGAAAACTTTCTCAAAAATCCACTGTGA
- the LOC117567450 gene encoding electron transfer flavoprotein subunit alpha, mitochondrial translates to MFASNTRNLVRSSFLQRCKSTLVVAEHNNETLNPLTLNTISAAKKIGGDVTVLVAGTKCGPASEAVAKVEGVTKVLVAENAAFKGFTAESLTPLVLAAQSQFKFTHILAGASAFGKNVLPRVAAKLDVSPISEIIDVKSEDTFVRTIYAGNAILTLKSKDAVKVITVRGTNFPPAATSGGSGTVEQAPAGDYASSLSEFVSQELTKSDRPELTGAKVIVSGGRGLKSGDNFKLLYDLADKFNAAVGASRAAVDAGFVPNDLQIGQTGKIVAPELYIAVGISGAIQHLAGMKDSKTIVAINKDPEAPIFQVADIGLVADLFKAVPELTGKL, encoded by the exons ATGTTTGCCAGCAACACACGCAATCTAGTGCGCAGCAGTTtt TTGCAGCGCTGCAAGAGCACATTGGTCGTGGCGGAGCACAATAACGAGACGCTCAATCCCCTCACACTTAACACCATCTCAGCGGCCAAGAAGATCGGCGGTGACGTCACAGTTCTCGTAGCAGGCACAAAATGTGGACCC GCATCGGAGGCTGTAGCCAAAGTGGAGGGAGTGACCAAGGTTTTGGTGGCCGAGAATGCCGCCTTCAAAGGCTTCACCGCCGAGTCTCTGACACCTCTCGTCCTCGCCGCCCAATCGCAGTTCAAGTTTACGCACATTTTAGCCGGTGCTTCTGCTTTTGGCAAGAACGTTTTGCCACGCGTCGCCGCCAAGCTCGATGTGTCGCCCATCTCAGAGATCATTGATGTCAAGTCGGAGGACACCTTTGTGCGCACCATCTACGCCGGTAACGCAATCCTCACGCTCAAGTCCAAGGATGCTGTGAAGGTTATCACAGTGCGTGGCACGAATTTCCCACCAGCTGCTAcaagcggcggcagcggcactGTTGAGCAAGCTCCAGCTGGCGACTATGCCAGTAGCTTGTCAGAATTCGTATCCCAGGAGCTGACCAAGTCTGATCGTCCCGAGCTGACGGGTGCCAAGGTGATTGTCTCTGGCGGACGTGGCCTGAAGTCCGGCGATAACTTCAAGCTGCTTTACGATCTGGCTGATAAATTCAATGCTGCCGTCGGTGCTTCACGtgctgctgtcgatgctgGCTTCGTACCCAACGATCTGCAGATCGGTCAGACTGGAAAGATTGTTGCACCCGAGCTATACATTGCCGTGGGCATCTCTGGAGCTATTCAGCACTTGGCTGGCATGAAGGACTCCAAAACCATTGTGGCCATCAACAAGGATCCGGAGGCACCCATTTTCCAGGTGGCCGATATTGGTCTAGTGGCAGATCTGTTCAAGGCTGTGCCCGAACTGACTggcaaattgtaa
- the LOC117567449 gene encoding RNA/RNP complex-1-interacting phosphatase isoform X2 — MVKPIPDRWLDYQPIGQRIPSTRFIAFKVPLHQNINETVDEQQRLAPQSLLESVPNLGLIVDLTNTNRYYNPQAFTDYNVQHQKLMIPGHQTPPAALAKRFCHYVANFLEANADNDKLIGVHCTHGVNRTGYLICYFMITQMNMAPKLAIQTFADARGHKIERDNYTSSLLQLIAKEANQTNQNWPRQFQKTKDDQHDDNRSGSWRNDQRSWQKHLEHDRLHRQQREQNVQQRQQRRNQPQQTTRHQNQYQDRYFDRRQQEQPNQYQPSYRANKPADETTTSLATRVKRS; from the exons ATGGTTAAACCAATACCTGATCG CTGGCTTGATTATCAACCTATTGGCCAGCGCATTCCCTCTACACGTTTTATTGCATTCAAAGTTCCGCTGCATCAG AATATCAATGAGACTGTCGATGAGCAGCAGCGTCTGGCGCCACAATCTCTGCTCGAGTCTGTACCGAATTTGGGCCTCATCGTCGACTTGACCAACACCAATCGATACTACAATCCGCAG GCATTCACGGATTACAATGTGCAGCATCAGAAGCTAATGATACCTGGACATCAAACGCCTCCAGCTGCGCTGGCAAAGAG ATTTTGCCACTATGTGGCGAATTTTCTAGAGGCAAATGCAGATAATG ATAAACTGATTGGAGTACACTGCACACACGGCGTCAATCGGACTGGTTATCTGATCTGTTACTTTATGATCACACAGATGAATATGGCACCTAAATTGGCCATTCAAA cATTTGCGGATGCGCGTGGCCATAAAATTGAACGCGACAATTACACGAGTTCGTTGCTGCAACTGATTGCGAAGGAAGCGAATCAGACGAATCAGAATTGGCCGAGGCAATTTCAAAAAACGAAGGATGATCAACATGATGATAATAGATCAGGAAGTTGGCGCAACGATCAAAGAAGTTGGCAGAAACATCTGGAGCATGATCGACTGCATAGGCAACAAAGAGAACAGAACGTacagcaaaggcagcagcgTCGAAATCAGCCACAGCAAACGACACGCCATCAAAACCAATATCAGGATAGATACTTTGACAGAAGACAACAAGAGCAACCGAATCAATATCAGCCAAGTTATCGTG caaacaaaccgGCAGACGAGACCACGACTTCATTGGCAACGAGAGTCAAACGATCATGA
- the LOC117567449 gene encoding RNA/RNP complex-1-interacting phosphatase isoform X1 — MVKPIPDRWLDYQPIGQRIPSTRFIAFKVPLHQNINETVDEQQRLAPQSLLESVPNLGLIVDLTNTNRYYNPQAFTDYNVQHQKLMIPGHQTPPAALAKRFCHYVANFLEANADNDKLIGVHCTHGVNRTGYLICYFMITQMNMAPKLAIQTFADARGHKIERDNYTSSLLQLIAKEANQTNQNWPRQFQKTKDDQHDDNRSGSWRNDQRSWQKHLEHDRLHRQQREQNVQQRQQRRNQPQQTTRHQNQYQDRYFDRRQQEQPNQYQPSYRGNETRRYEPYNRKNSFNVSFNEKQTNRQTRPRLHWQRESNDHDYRSLGYRRHNNNYNDNNYSRNNNFRPYNNRQEHRPVHIRFNDDY; from the exons ATGGTTAAACCAATACCTGATCG CTGGCTTGATTATCAACCTATTGGCCAGCGCATTCCCTCTACACGTTTTATTGCATTCAAAGTTCCGCTGCATCAG AATATCAATGAGACTGTCGATGAGCAGCAGCGTCTGGCGCCACAATCTCTGCTCGAGTCTGTACCGAATTTGGGCCTCATCGTCGACTTGACCAACACCAATCGATACTACAATCCGCAG GCATTCACGGATTACAATGTGCAGCATCAGAAGCTAATGATACCTGGACATCAAACGCCTCCAGCTGCGCTGGCAAAGAG ATTTTGCCACTATGTGGCGAATTTTCTAGAGGCAAATGCAGATAATG ATAAACTGATTGGAGTACACTGCACACACGGCGTCAATCGGACTGGTTATCTGATCTGTTACTTTATGATCACACAGATGAATATGGCACCTAAATTGGCCATTCAAA cATTTGCGGATGCGCGTGGCCATAAAATTGAACGCGACAATTACACGAGTTCGTTGCTGCAACTGATTGCGAAGGAAGCGAATCAGACGAATCAGAATTGGCCGAGGCAATTTCAAAAAACGAAGGATGATCAACATGATGATAATAGATCAGGAAGTTGGCGCAACGATCAAAGAAGTTGGCAGAAACATCTGGAGCATGATCGACTGCATAGGCAACAAAGAGAACAGAACGTacagcaaaggcagcagcgTCGAAATCAGCCACAGCAAACGACACGCCATCAAAACCAATATCAGGATAGATACTTTGACAGAAGACAACAAGAGCAACCGAATCAATATCAGCCAAGTTATCGTGGTAATGAAACCAGGCGATATGAACCTTATAATCGTAAGAATAGTTTTAACGTTTCGTTtaatgaaaagcaaacaaaccgGCAGACGAGACCACGACTTCATTGGCAACGAGAGTCAAACGATCATGATTATAGAAGTCTGGGCTACAGAAGacacaacaataactacaatgacaacaactacagcagaaataataatttcagaCCGTATAACAATCGGCAAGAGCATCGCCCTGTTCACATACGTTTCAATGATGATTATTAA